In one window of Acidovorax sp. HDW3 DNA:
- a CDS encoding bifunctional adenosylcobinamide kinase/adenosylcobinamide-phosphate guanylyltransferase, whose translation MSTIATSELILGGQKSGKSRRAELLARQWLAQSPTHRAVLIATGQPWDEEMRQRIERHQRERAERVPGLLTVEEPYALAPTLARVSSPQVLVVIDCLTLWLTNLLMPGEESEPNRPLTLGWQAQAATLLIAIEQASGPVVLVGNEIGLGVIPLGREVRAFVDALGQLNQQVAHTCARVTLMVAGQPLTVKQS comes from the coding sequence ATGAGCACCATCGCCACCAGCGAACTGATTTTGGGTGGCCAGAAAAGTGGCAAGTCGCGCCGCGCCGAGCTGCTGGCGCGCCAGTGGCTGGCGCAGTCGCCCACGCACCGCGCCGTGCTCATTGCCACCGGCCAGCCCTGGGATGAGGAGATGCGCCAGCGCATCGAGCGCCACCAGCGCGAGCGCGCCGAGCGCGTGCCCGGCCTGCTCACTGTGGAAGAGCCTTACGCCCTGGCCCCAACCCTGGCGCGCGTGAGCAGCCCGCAGGTGCTGGTGGTGATCGACTGCCTCACCTTGTGGCTGACCAACCTGCTGATGCCGGGTGAAGAATCAGAGCCAAATCGGCCTCTAACGCTTGGCTGGCAAGCGCAAGCAGCTACTCTTTTAATAGCAATCGAGCAGGCCAGCGGGCCCGTGGTGCTGGTGGGCAACGAGATCGGCCTGGGCGTGATCCCGCTCGGGCGCGAGGTGCGCGCCTTCGTCGATGCCCTGGGCCAGCTCAACCAGCAGGTGGCGCACACTTGCGCGCGCGTCACCCTGATGGTGGCGGGCCAGCCCCTGACCGTAAAGCAATCATGA
- a CDS encoding ABC transporter substrate-binding protein: MTPTPVKRILFVVALLLALLLLMWGTAQAQGVQLTDDRGRRVQLAQPPQRIVSLLPSLAESVCALGACERLVGVDRYTNWPESVKKLPQVGGGLDPNIEAIVALRPDVVLMAASSRAAERLLALGIPVLALEPKTHADVQRVLGKIGLLLGVPDARRVWREIDAGVSAAAQSIPPAARGQRVYFEVSPGPFGAGEGSFIGETLARLHARNVLPASLGPFPKLNPEYIVRADPDRIMVGARSADGLLARPGWAAMRALREGHLCRFSAEESDILIRPGPRMAEAARLMAACLREGL; the protein is encoded by the coding sequence ATGACCCCCACCCCCGTCAAACGCATTCTGTTCGTCGTCGCGCTGCTGCTGGCGCTGCTGCTGCTCATGTGGGGCACGGCGCAGGCGCAAGGCGTGCAGCTGACCGACGACCGGGGCCGGCGCGTGCAGCTGGCGCAGCCGCCGCAGCGCATCGTCAGCCTCCTGCCCTCGCTGGCTGAGAGCGTGTGCGCCCTGGGCGCCTGCGAGCGTCTGGTGGGGGTGGACCGCTACACCAACTGGCCCGAGAGCGTGAAAAAACTGCCCCAGGTCGGCGGCGGGCTCGATCCCAACATCGAGGCCATCGTCGCCCTGCGCCCGGACGTGGTGCTCATGGCGGCCTCCTCGCGTGCCGCCGAGCGCCTGCTGGCGCTGGGCATCCCGGTGCTGGCGCTCGAACCCAAAACCCATGCCGACGTGCAGCGCGTGCTGGGCAAAATCGGCCTGCTGCTGGGCGTGCCCGATGCCCGGCGCGTCTGGCGCGAGATCGACGCCGGCGTCAGCGCCGCCGCCCAGTCCATCCCGCCAGCGGCGCGGGGCCAGCGGGTGTATTTCGAGGTCAGCCCCGGGCCGTTTGGCGCGGGGGAGGGATCATTCATCGGCGAGACCCTGGCGCGCCTGCACGCGCGCAACGTGCTGCCGGCCAGCCTGGGGCCGTTTCCCAAGCTGAACCCGGAATACATCGTGCGCGCCGATCCGGATCGCATCATGGTCGGCGCGCGCAGCGCCGACGGCCTGCTCGCGCGCCCCGGCTGGGCCGCCATGCGGGCGCTGCGCGAGGGCCATTTGTGCCGCTTCAGCGCCGAAGAATCCGACATCCTCATCCGCCCCGGCCCGCGCATGGCCGAGGCCGCGCGCCTCATGGCTGCCTGCCTGCGCGAGGGGCTTTAA
- a CDS encoding iron chelate uptake ABC transporter family permease subunit yields MGVRLQFPSTPAAEVRNWNLTPIYWALGLVLLGLLLVLLGLAVGSTGLESLRSLWAGEGAEAAMARQIVWDIRLPRTLGAWAAGALLGLAGAVAQGLFRNPLADPYLLGSASGASLGVALALALLGGAGGMLGAASGLVPVSVYSSHWLVRLGLTGAAFVGAVAAVLLTLLLARGVQHTLRLLLAGVVVGVVLGACTSLILLLSPDSLQAMQGFLLGSTGFVGWTACLLLLAVWLPCLLLSWLLARALDALALGEATAHSLGLPLAQQRAALVALLALATGTAVAQTGLIAFVGLAAPHLVRAAVRVTHGRLMVLASLMGGALLAGADLLARGLLAPQELPVGVLTAVLGGGYLLWLMHRRTAPGGLL; encoded by the coding sequence ATGGGGGTCAGACTCCAATTTCCATCCACGCCCGCCGCAGAGGTCAGAAATTGGAATCTGACCCCCATTTACTGGGCGCTGGGTCTGGTGCTGCTGGGTTTGCTGCTGGTGCTGCTGGGCCTGGCCGTGGGCAGCACGGGGCTGGAGAGCCTGCGCTCGCTGTGGGCCGGCGAGGGGGCCGAGGCCGCCATGGCGCGCCAGATCGTCTGGGACATTCGCCTGCCGCGCACCCTGGGCGCCTGGGCCGCCGGCGCACTCCTGGGGCTGGCCGGCGCCGTGGCGCAGGGGCTGTTTCGCAATCCGCTGGCCGATCCTTACCTGCTGGGCAGCGCCTCGGGCGCTTCGCTCGGCGTGGCGTTGGCGCTGGCACTCCTGGGCGGCGCCGGCGGCATGTTGGGCGCGGCCAGCGGCCTGGTGCCGGTGTCGGTGTATTCCAGCCACTGGCTGGTGCGCCTGGGGCTGACCGGGGCGGCCTTCGTCGGCGCCGTCGCCGCCGTGCTGCTGACGCTGCTGCTGGCGCGCGGCGTGCAGCACACGCTGCGCCTGTTGCTCGCCGGCGTCGTCGTCGGCGTGGTGCTGGGCGCCTGCACCTCGCTCATCTTGCTGCTCTCGCCCGATTCGTTGCAGGCCATGCAGGGCTTTTTGCTCGGCTCGACCGGCTTCGTCGGCTGGACGGCCTGCCTGCTTCTCTTGGCCGTGTGGCTGCCGTGCCTGCTGCTGTCGTGGCTGCTGGCGCGCGCGCTCGACGCCCTGGCGCTGGGCGAGGCCACGGCGCACAGCCTGGGCCTGCCGCTGGCCCAGCAGCGTGCCGCCCTGGTGGCGCTGCTGGCGCTGGCCACGGGCACGGCGGTGGCGCAGACGGGGCTCATCGCCTTCGTCGGCCTGGCGGCGCCGCACCTGGTGCGCGCCGCCGTGCGCGTGACGCATGGCCGGCTGATGGTGCTCGCCAGCCTGATGGGCGGGGCGCTGCTGGCGGGCGCCGACCTGCTCGCACGCGGCCTGCTGGCGCCGCAGGAGCTGCCCGTGGGCGTGCTCACGGCGGTGCTCGGCGGCGGCTACCTGCTGTGGCTCATGCACCGGCGCACGGCGCCTGGGGGGCTGCTTTGA
- a CDS encoding ABC transporter ATP-binding protein, whose product MLHGVDLALEAGRWSCIVGPNGAGKSTLLKALAGLLPCTGSVQLLGRDLAAWPRRVRAQQLAWLGQNESTAEDLCVYDVAMLGRLPHQGWLQPASAADHAAVEQALRCTQAWDWRARPLAQLSGGERQRVLLARALAVQAQVLLMDEPLANLDPPHQADWLQTVRALTAAGRTVVSVLHELGMALHADSLVVLQQGRVLHHGPGAAVATHQAVQAVFEQRVAIHALQGQWVALPQ is encoded by the coding sequence ATATTGCACGGCGTCGATCTGGCGCTGGAGGCAGGGCGCTGGAGCTGCATCGTCGGCCCCAACGGCGCCGGCAAATCCACCTTGCTCAAGGCCCTGGCTGGATTGCTGCCCTGCACCGGCAGCGTGCAGCTGCTTGGGCGCGACCTGGCCGCCTGGCCCCGGCGTGTGCGCGCGCAGCAGCTCGCCTGGCTGGGGCAGAACGAGAGCACCGCCGAAGACCTGTGCGTGTACGACGTTGCCATGCTCGGGCGCTTGCCGCACCAGGGCTGGCTGCAGCCGGCCAGCGCCGCCGACCACGCCGCCGTGGAGCAGGCACTGCGCTGCACCCAGGCCTGGGACTGGCGCGCGCGGCCGCTGGCGCAGCTCTCGGGCGGCGAGCGCCAGCGCGTGCTGCTGGCGCGGGCGCTGGCGGTGCAGGCGCAGGTGCTGCTCATGGACGAGCCGCTGGCCAACCTTGATCCGCCGCACCAGGCCGACTGGCTGCAGACCGTGCGCGCCTTGACCGCCGCTGGCCGCACCGTGGTCAGCGTGCTGCACGAGCTGGGCATGGCGCTGCACGCCGATTCGCTGGTGGTGCTGCAGCAGGGCCGGGTGCTGCACCACGGCCCGGGCGCGGCGGTGGCCACGCACCAGGCGGTGCAGGCGGTTTTTGAGCAGCGCGTGGCCATCCATGCGCTGCAGGGGCAGTGGGTGGCGCTGCCGCAATGA
- a CDS encoding energy-coupling factor ABC transporter permease: protein MHIEPGLVDVGKIVLSYATATAALGYGARLALKALQRDGALALLLRSAIATALVFASFEILPHHPVGVSEVHLILGTTLLLLLGAAPAAIGLAAGLLTQSLFFAPQDLPQYGMNVTTLLVPLFATAALAERIIPQSTAYVDLGYAQTFKLSLAYQGGIVAWVAFWALYGQGVGADNLQSIGSFGAAYLSVVLLEPLVDLGVLAAAKALRRLQGSTLIQSRVYQPA, encoded by the coding sequence ATGCACATCGAACCAGGACTGGTGGACGTCGGCAAGATCGTTCTGAGTTACGCCACAGCAACGGCTGCGTTGGGCTACGGCGCTCGTTTGGCCCTCAAGGCACTGCAGCGCGATGGCGCGCTGGCCCTGCTGCTGCGCAGCGCCATCGCCACGGCGCTGGTGTTCGCATCGTTTGAAATCCTGCCGCACCACCCGGTGGGCGTGTCCGAGGTGCACCTGATTTTGGGCACCACGCTGCTGCTGCTGTTGGGCGCTGCGCCGGCGGCCATCGGCCTGGCGGCGGGGTTGCTGACGCAAAGCCTGTTCTTTGCGCCGCAGGATCTGCCGCAGTACGGCATGAACGTGACCACGCTGCTGGTGCCGCTCTTTGCCACCGCTGCGCTGGCCGAACGCATCATTCCCCAGAGCACGGCTTACGTTGACTTGGGCTACGCCCAGACCTTCAAGCTCTCGCTCGCCTACCAGGGCGGCATCGTCGCCTGGGTGGCGTTCTGGGCGCTGTACGGCCAGGGCGTGGGCGCGGACAACCTGCAGAGCATTGGCAGCTTTGGCGCCGCCTACCTGAGCGTGGTGCTGCTCGAACCCCTGGTGGACCTGGGCGTGCTCGCCGCCGCCAAGGCGCTGCGCCGCCTGCAGGGCAGCACCTTGATCCAGTCGCGTGTGTACCAGCCAGCCTGA